The Dehalococcoidia bacterium genome segment GATGCAGGAGTTGCCGCCGCGGCAAGCTCAGCTCCTCCAGCAGGGTTTGCCGGATGAGCGCGTGGGCAAAGTCGTAGATACCGGCGTGTTCCTGCAGCAACCCGGCCGCTTCGACCTCCTCCAGCGGCGCCATCAGCTCGCTCGCCGTCCCGCCACATAGCCTCAGCAGCACCTCGTAGCGCGCACCCTCGGCCAGCACCGCGGCGACCTCGAGCAGCGCACCCGCTTCCGCGCTCAACCGCGCCAGGCGACTGCCGATCACTTCACGCAGGCCAATCGGGACGCGCCAACCGGAACCCGCCGTGGCCGCGCTGGAGAGGTCCACGCCCTCGCCCACAAGCTGACGCACCAACTCGGTCACATAAAAGGGATTGCCCGCGGTGCTGGCATAGACGCGGGCGGCAACCTGCGGTGCGGCCGCTGCACCACTGAGCTGGCCGATGATGCTGGCCACAGCGGGTTCCGGTAGCGGCGGCAGCCGCAGGCGGGTCACCGGCTGCTGGCGGCTGAGTTCGGCGAGCGTCATGTGGAGGGGATGATCGCGTGGCACCTCTACCGTGCGATAGGAAAGCACAAGTTGCAGGGGCGCTTCGGCCAGGCGGCGGCCAAGGTGCTGTAGGAGCACCAGCGACGCTGCGTCGGCCCAGTGCAGATCCTCCAGCACGAGCAACAACCCGCCGGGCGCGCTGTGTGCGGCCGCGAAGAGCAGCTCCGTGACCGCGTCGAAGAGCCGGGGCCGATCCAGTTCGGGAGACTCGGCCCGCCCGGCGGACGGATCGGGGAGGCGGTCGGCCAGCTCCGGCAGGAGCACTGCGACTCCGGCCATGCTGCTGCCCGACTGGCTCCAGAGGCGTTCGCTGTCGCCGGCGCGCACGAGACCGCGTAACGCTTCGACGAAAGGGCCATAGGGCAAGCCGGCGTCGCTGTCGTACGCGTGACCCAGCAGCACGAGCGTGCCCGCGGTGTGCGCGCGCTCGGCCAGTTCGGTCAGTAGGCGGGTCTTGCCGATGCCGGGTTCACCGAAGACAAAGCCGACCCCGCCGGCAACCTGACGGGCAACGGCGAGGTCGGCCAGGAGCGTGGCCAGTTCCTGCTCGCGCCCCACCAATGAGGGCTGCCGACGGCGGAGTGGCACGGTCCCTCCCACGAATGGGCGGCACGCGAATAGTCCAGGCTACAGTATACGCTCCCCCTCACCGGCATCATGCGCGGGCATGTGCCGGTTCACGCGCCGCCCCAAAAGTCGGTCCCACCGCATAAAGGTGCGAGGTCTGCTCGGTTGAAACACCCTGTGGCGATACCTAGATCGTGCTCGAAAGGCCGGCTGGCCGTGCTCGCGCTCTGCCTACCCCCGCGGCAAGCCCAGCCCCCGCGTGGCGATCACGTTGCGCTGGATCTCGCTGGTGCCCGCGGCGATCGTGGCGGAGACGCTGCTCAGGTACATGTGCGCGATGCGGCCGCGCAGCGGCGCCCACTTGCTGCCACGGTCCAGCCCGCCGTACATCCCCAGCATGCGCGTGCCCAGCCGCGCCACCCGCTGGCTCACCTCCGAGCGGTACATCTTGTTCACCGAGGCCTCGTGGTTCGGCACCTGGCCGCGCTTCTGGATGCTGATCACGCGGTAGGAGAACAGCCGCGCAATCTCCGCCTCCACCAGCTTCTCCGCCAGCTCCAACCGCAGCCCCGGCGTGAGATACAGCGGCTTGCCCGCGTCGCTCTTCGCCTCGCGCGCGTATTTGATCAGGTCGTTGACCGTGTGCTTGAGGCCGATGCTGGCGCCGATGTTCGAGCGCTCGAAGTCCAGCAGCGTGGCGCCGACATACCAGCCGCGGTTCTCCTCGCCCACCCGGTTCTTCACCGGCACGCGCACGCTGTCGAAGAACTCCTGGTTGAAGACGTGGTCGTTCGCCATCGTCACCAGCGGCTGCACGGAGAGGCCCGGCGTCTTCATGTCGAGCAGCAGCATGGAGATGCCGCGATGCTTCGGCGCCTCCGGGTCGGTGCGGGCGAGCATGAACATCCAGTCGGCGCGGTGAGCGCCGCTGGTCCAGATCTTCTGGCCGTTCAGCACGTAGTCATCGCCGTCGCGCACGGCACGGGTTTGCAGACTGGCCAGGTCGGAGCCGGAGCCGGGCTCCGAGTAGCCCTGGCACCACTGGATCTCGCCGCTGGTGATGCGCGGCAAGTGCTCCTGCTTCTGCTCGTCCGTGCCGTAAAGGATCAGCGTGGGGCCGATCATCTGCACGCCCATACCGCCCACCTGCGGCGCCCGCGCCTCGGCCATCTCTTCGTTGAAGATGAACTGCTCGCTGACGCTCATGCCGGCGCCGCCGTACTCTTTGGGCCAGTGCGGCGCGATCCAGCGCTTCTGCCCCAGCGCCGTGCGCCACTGCTTGCGGAAGTCTTCTTCCTGGCGGCTGAGGTCGTAGCGCTCCATCTCCGGGTTGGCGAAGCGCGACGGCAGGTTCTCGTTGATGAACCCGCGCACCTCACTGCGGAAGGCGGCCTCTGCGGCGGTGTCCTGGAACTGCATCGTCACGCTCCTCCGTTGCCGGCCGCTGAACGGTCCGGATCGTACGCGCGGGCGCCGAATGACGTTCGATCGCCGCGCCACGTCCGATCATGGCGCGGCGAGACGAATTTCGCAAGAGGGAAGCGCGCGGCGAAAGCTTCGGAGAGCTTAGCCCAGGCCGGCCGCGCTCAGCTTCGCGTCCTGTGCCTGCGCGATCGCGGCGAGCTGGGCCGGGTCCGGCTGCTGCAGGCCGCCGTCGAGCACCAGCGCGATCACGCGGCCACGCACGAAGATATCGGCCACGAAGTGCAGCGTCGGGCCGTCCTTCGGGTCCGGCAGGTCAAACGCCACCTGCTGGTCGGCGGCGCCGAGGCCGAGCGGCGCCAGCACCCGGAAGTTCTGCACGTTCACGCCGCCGCCCGCCAGCGCCTGCACGAAGGCCGGCCCGCCGAACAGCGGCACGATCACGCCGGCCGGCAGGGCCTGGTCGGTCTCGATCAGGCCGTCGATCACGGCGCCGCCGCTCGCGTCCGTGCTCACGAACGTGCGCACGAACATGGCCGAGATGCCGGGCACGCCGCTGGCCGGCGTGGTCTCCTGCGCCTGCGTGAAGCCCGGCAGCTCGGACGCGCTGAGCGCCACGGCGGCCAGATCGCCGGCCGCGGCGCTCTGCGCCCGCACCGGACCGGCGGCGCTGAGCGCTCCGCCCAGCACGAGCGCGACGACCAGGGCAGGCAGCAGGCGGCGGAACATCGCTTCTACCTCGTA includes the following:
- a CDS encoding acyl-CoA dehydrogenase family protein is translated as MQFQDTAAEAAFRSEVRGFINENLPSRFANPEMERYDLSRQEEDFRKQWRTALGQKRWIAPHWPKEYGGAGMSVSEQFIFNEEMAEARAPQVGGMGVQMIGPTLILYGTDEQKQEHLPRITSGEIQWCQGYSEPGSGSDLASLQTRAVRDGDDYVLNGQKIWTSGAHRADWMFMLARTDPEAPKHRGISMLLLDMKTPGLSVQPLVTMANDHVFNQEFFDSVRVPVKNRVGEENRGWYVGATLLDFERSNIGASIGLKHTVNDLIKYAREAKSDAGKPLYLTPGLRLELAEKLVEAEIARLFSYRVISIQKRGQVPNHEASVNKMYRSEVSQRVARLGTRMLGMYGGLDRGSKWAPLRGRIAHMYLSSVSATIAAGTSEIQRNVIATRGLGLPRG